From one Plectropomus leopardus isolate mb chromosome 8, YSFRI_Pleo_2.0, whole genome shotgun sequence genomic stretch:
- the LOC121946624 gene encoding ras-related protein Rap-1A, producing MREYKLVVLGSGGVGKSALTVQFVQGIFVEKYDPTIEDSYRKQVEVDGQQCMLEILDTAGTEQFTAMRDLYMKNGQGFALVYSITAQSTFNDLQDLREQILRVKDTEDVPMILVGNKCDLDDERVVGKEQGQNLARQWCNCAFLETSAKSKINVNEIFYDLVRQINRKTPMEKKKTKKKSSCTLL from the exons ACAGTCCAATTTGTGCAAGGCATTTTTGTGGAGAAGTACGACCCCACAATAGAAGACTCCTACAGAAAG CAAGTCGAGGTCGACGGGCAGCAATGTATGCTTGAAATCCTGGACACCGCTGGAACA GAACAGTTCACAGCTATGAGGGACCTGTACATGAAGAATGGCCAAGGTTTTGCTTTGGTGTACTCCATCACAGCGCAGTCGACGTTTAATGACCTACAGGACCTCCGGGAACAGATCCTGCGAGTAAAGGACACAGAGGAC GTTCCAATGATCCTGGTGGGAAACAAATGTGACTTGGATGACGAGCGTGTGGTTGGCAAGGAGCAGGGTCAGAATCTGGCCCGTCAGTGGTGCAACTGTGCCTTTTTAGAGACTTCAGCTAAATCAAAGATCAACGTTAATGAG ATTTTCTATGATCTGGTGAGACAGATCAACAGGAAAACACCGAtggaaaagaagaagacaaaaaagaagtCGAGTTGCACGCTGCTCTAA